The Bdellovibrio sp. NC01 genome includes the window CGCAACGTATGCCGCGTATTATCGGTCTGCAAGCGGCTTTGGATATCATCCTTGCTGGTAAAGCAGTGAACTCTAAAAAAGCTTTGAAATCCGGCCTGGTTGATAAAGTTGTTCACCCGAACATGCTTGATGATCAAGCGATGAAATGGGCGAAAGAAATTATCGCTTCAGGTGCAAAAAAACGTCGCAAAAAATTTGAAGCAAAAGGTTTGGTAAATAAAATCCTCGAGGGCGTAGGTCGTTCTATCGTTTTCAAAAAAGCCCGTGAAGGCGTGATGAAAGCGACGAAAGGTCATTACCCAGCGCCACTTGAAGCGTTGTCAGTGATCGAAAAAACTTACGGTATGTCAGATCGTGAAGCTGGAATGCGTATTGAGCGTGAAGGTTTCTGCCGTTTAGGTGTGACTGATATTTCTAAAAACTTGATCCACGTATTCTATTTGACTGAAATGGTGAAAAAGCAATCTGGCGTGTCTGGTGTTGCTGTGAAACCAAAAGAAGTCAAAGCGATTGGTGTTCTTGGTGCCGGCACAATGGGTGGTGGTATCGCTTACGTAGCGGCAGATAAAGGTATTCAAGTTCGCATGAAGGACTTGAATGCGGATGCTCTGGGTAAGGGTTTGAAACACGCTAGCGACTTGTGGATGAAGTTGGTGAAGCGTAAATCCATCGACAAATATCAATTCCAACAAAAAATGGATGCGGTATCAGTTTCGACTGACTATTCAGGTTTTAAAACTTTGGATGTTGTGATCGAAGCGATCGTTGAAGACATGGGCATCAAGCAAAAAGTGATCGGTGAGTGTGCGGGTCAAATGCGCCCTGACGCCATCATCGCAACGAATACTTCATCATTGTCTGTGACAGAGATGTCTAAAGGTCATCCTCGTCCGGAATTCTTCGCAGGTATGCACTTCTTCAATCCGGTAAATAAAATGCCTTTGATCGAAGTTATTCGTGGCGAAAAGACGTCTGATGAAACGATTGCGACAATCTTCGAACTTTCTAAACGCATGGGTAAAATGCCGGTTGTTGTTAAAGACGGCCCGGGCTTCCTTGTGAATCGCCTTCTTCTTCCGTACATGGCTGAAGCAGCGTTCTTGATGCAAGAAGGTATGAGTATTGAAGTGGTTGATAAAGCCTATGTTAAAGAATTCGGCATGCCGATGGGTCCATTCGAGTTGATGGACGAAGTAGGTCTAGATGTTTGTATCAAGGTTCTAAAAATCTTCAAAAAAGCTTTCGGTGAGCGCATTGAAATGGCACCATTGATGGACAAATTGGCAGAGACAGGTCGTCTTGGTAAAAAGAACGGCAAAGGTTTCTATCAATATTCTGCTGATGGTAAACGCGGCGATGTCGATCAATCCGTTTACGCAGCTCTTGGTTTGGGCACAGCAACTAATCCATACGATTCAAAAGAATGTATCGAACGTGGTGTTTTCGCGATGATTAACGAGTGCTCGCTAGCACTTCTTGAAGATCGTATCGTAGAAACTCCTAATGAGGTCGATCTTGCGATGATTATGGGTACAGGCTTCCCACCATTCCGCGGCGGTCTTTTGAAGTATGCTGACGCGATTGGAACGCAATACGTTGCTGATCAATTGGCGACTTATGCGTCTACAAGAAAAGCGGCTCGCTTGAAACCAGCGACGCCACTAACGAACTTGGCTAAAGGTAACAGCAAGTTCTATAAATAGTTTTCCATGCACTTGCTTTGCAAGGGCCTTACTAAAAACCCCACCTCACGGTGGGGTTTTGCTTTTTGGCCTGTGCCCGCGCAGGCTGAAGCAACTCCCGGCTAATCCTGCAAGCCCACTGCACGTTTACAAGCGATATCAATCATCTTTCCGTCTTCATACGTTAACGTCGAAAAGAAGAATTTTTTCCCTGGATTATCAACCGCATCGCGATCAAAGCTGACTGTGAAATTCTGATCCGCAGCTTTGAAGTAAAGATCAAAAGCCAAAGCGACAATCTCTTTATCCGAAGTGAGTGTCACAATCGCTTTATCTTCGCTCATATTAAGAGAATAAAAGCGTTCGCCACGTTGGCTTTGAATTTGGGCCACGATCATCGGATTCACTTTGTGAACGTAGAAATTAATGAGACCGAGATTTTCATTGTCGGTTTTGCACACGGCAACGCGGTCTGAATTATCAATTAAACTTTTTAAGGCAAGGGGCTGAGCTTTTGCTGTCCATGAAAAGCCAAACACAGAAATAATAGGCGCGATAATAAACGCGATTCGCATACGAACTCCTTGTAGCGTAAATTGAGCTGAGAAGGAAAACTCTATCGATAAGCGAATCGCGTGAACAGAACTTTAAAATTTAAATCTTGCAATGTCCAAGTTGGATGGCAAAGCCACGCCATGAATGTTTTCAACCAATGTTCTTGCAGCGTTGAAACTTAAACCCATGCCGTGACCTGAACATCCCGCAATGACATAAGTGTTTTTTCTTTTTGGCACTGCACCTAAAATCATTTGCATATCAGGAGTATAGCCCATCAAGCCTGACCACTGATAAGCGACGTGCGCATCTTTACCCAATGTAAAATGAGATCTTACGAAATCAAGCAAGGCACGTTGAATCACTTCAGTCGTGTTGTCGGCGTAAGTTTCCTCCTCTTGAATTGCTAGATTGCGGAAGCCGCCGATAAGCAATTCGCCTGTAGGAAGTTGACGGAAATAACACAAATGTTTTGTAAGATAGCATGGACCTTTTACGAAAGCGGGCAGCGGTTGAGTCAATAAAATCTGACCACGGCCTGGTTTTACGTAAGACGCGAACTCTTCAAGCACAAGCGGCAGGTACGCATTCACAGTGACAATCACTTTATCTGCACTGAATGTTTCGTGATTTGTGCGGATAAAACTGCGCCCAGATTTTTCTTCAATCGCGAAAACTTCATGATTTTCAAAAATCTCTGCATGAAGTTTGCGACGCAGACGTTGTAAAAGTTTGATCGGGTGGATATAGCCGTCGCCCGTGTACTGAATGCCGCCTACAAAGCCCGTCACGCCATAATCTTTGTGCATCTCTTCCGGTGTGACTTCGTGCACGTCGATACCTTGGCTTTGCATAAGTTTAGCCGTGGTTTTGTATTTCTCCCAGTGTTCTTCACTTGGGGCGACCGTACAGGAACCTGTGTGACGGAAATCAACTTCATCAGCCGCATCTTCAATGACATGCTCTAATAAAAGTTTGCGATTGGTTTCCGAGAACTGCCAGATTTCTGTAGCTTTCGCCGTTCCGAATTGTGCATTCAATTTGATGTAGTGTTCTGTCGAACCGGCTGTAACAAAGCCTGCATTACGACCGGAAGCTCCATAGCCGACACCATGTTTTTCAAGGATCGCGATTTTGAGATTTGGATCTTTCTTTTGTAGCCAGTAAGCTGTCGAAAGACCCGCGATACCACCACCAATGATGATGTAGTCATAATGAAGCGCATTTTTTTGTGCTGATTGATCAAGCCAGTACGAAATACTCATTGTGCACCTGAAATATAATAAATCATTTCTTCCGCAGTACAGCGGCAAGGTTTTCCGTCACGCACGCATTCATAATCCACATCAATCCAATATTCTGGATGAGTTGTGACAGATTGAAATCCTAATTTAGATAAATAACGAATTGAAGAATTGTTTGGTGATTCTTTCCAAGCGTGAGTCACGATCCCCAAAGCACCGAGCTTGTGAAAAGCCTCAATCGACTTTTCAGAAAGTTTCGGTCCCCAGCCTTGGCCTTGAACTTTGTTTGATAAAAACAAACTTTGAAAGTACGCAGTTTTGTCTAAAGGAATGTTCCATAGATCGGGGCGAAGTTTAGAGCCTTTGCCTTTATTCCATTTGCCTGGCGGGTAGGCTAAGCGCAGACCTAAAATTTCACCACTGTCTGCCACCAACAAGAAAGAGCACGTCACATCGGCACTGATTGATTTCTCTAAGCACTCTTGAAGCTCTGCTTCGGAATAATAGTTCAAGCCAATGCTTTCATCCGTAAACTTTTTTACGGCGGCAATATCGCTTGGGTAAAATTCGCGAATCAACATAAAGGCCTCTCGGACATAAAAAACATATAAAAAAGGCTTATCGCATTCACGATAAGCCTTCAAATAAATTCTCTTTGTTTTGAAGGGCTGCTTCAGCCTTCGCGCTCCAGCGCTACGGCACTGCCAGCATCCGTCGGGTTAAATATCCTTGCCTAAAGACTCTGTAAGCTTTTTGTGAGTCAGGACAAATAGAACCCCCGGGATGAAGGCAAGAACCGCTAAGAACAAGAAGAATTCGTTCTTAGGAATTTTATCGTAGTACATGCCGATCACACCTGCGACATAGTTTCCGAAGAAACTTGCCAGGAACCACACACCCATCATCATGGAAACGATTTTTGCCGGAGAAACTTTCGTTACCAAAGAAAGACCGATCGGTGAAAGGTAAAGCTCACCAATAGTTAGCATGAATGTTGAGCCCAACAACCACATCACGTTGCCTTTGCCGCCACCAACAGTTTTTGCTGCGACGTACATCACGATCAGTGCAACAGCCGCCAAGAAGCAGCCAAGGGCCATCTTCATTGTTGTTGAAGGTTCGTTCTTTCTTTTCGCCTGCCATGCCCAGACGCGGTCCATGATCGGTGCAAAGAAGAAAATGATCATCGGATTAAAACTTTGATACCACGTTGATGGAATCTCAAAGCCAAAGAAATTCCAATCGGTGCTTTGATCGGCCCACAACTGCATCGTGTTGCCTTGTTGTTCGTAAACACCCCAATAGAAAATCGTCAAACCACACAAGAAAATCAAAGCCCATGTGCGAGTCCACTCTGAACGAGTCAGCGGAGTTTTCGCGCGCGCTTCAATTTCTTGCATGCTTTCTTTATGCGTATTCTGCGGCAGATTTTTTCCACCGAAATGATAAGTGACCAAACCGATCAACATCCCAACGCCCGCAGCACCAAAGCCCCAGTGCCAGCCCACTTTTTGCCCCAAGGTTCCGCACACGAGTGGCGAAAAGAAGGCGCCCAAGTTGATACCCATGTAAAACAATGTGTAAGCACGGTCGCGACGTTCATCGCCCTGTGGATACAAGCCACCGACCTGGGTTGAAATATTCGGTTTGAAGAAACCATTTCCGATCATCAGGAATACGAGTGCCGGGAAGAACAAACTTTCCACCGCCATCAAGAAATGCCCGATAGCCATCAAGATACCGCCCACATACACGGAACGACGTTGACCCCAGTAGCGGTCGGCGATGATGCCCCCAAAGAAGGGTGTAAAATAGACAAAGCCGGTATAGAGCCCGTAAATCTGTGAGGACATGGCTTGGATAGTCATTGGCCCATAAAACATCTCAAGGAAGTTTTTAAATGCTGAGTAGCCCCAAACTTCTGTGCCATTTTGTACGGCGACGAACAGATATTTGGTCATGTAAAGCACCAAGAGAGCTCTCATGCCGTAATACGAGAATCTTTCCCACATTTCCGTGAGGAAGAGCGTAAAGAGCGGGCGAGGGTGTCCTAGGAAGGTCTTCTCTGTAGTGTTGGCTGCAGCCATGCTTCTCCTGTTCGTTTTATGTTCTAAATTTAACTTATTTTCACGGGCCTTTTGATCTTGGTCAATCTTTGGCATAAATGCATCTGAAAAATCGCGGTAACTCCAATAAGTTGGAGTATCAACGGGAGGGTCTTCGTGGCATTGAGTAAGAACGTATTTGTGATTAGCGCCTTAGCTTCATCATTGATTTTCACGGGCTGTACGAAAGAAACGACAAAAATCATTCAAGAAAAACAAGCTCCTGCAGATGCGACGAAAAGCTTTTCTGCAGCGGATCCTGTTGATTGCACGAAAATTTCCTGCGTAAAAATTCAGAAAAATTCTTTGGGCCGCATCTTCTTGTTGATCGCATCAGGTGTGACAGGTGGATCGACTCCGCAATGGTACGATTTAAAGCCGCAAGTTGTTAAATTTGAACGCGCGGGCGGTCGTATCGGTTTGATCGGCCAAAACTACAACAGCATTTACGAAGAAATTCCTTCAGATAATTTGCTGCAAACTTTCGCGATCGTTGCTGAAGACGATTCCTCAATCACGTTTGACGTGGCTGATGGCTTCAAAAGTTTCGTGGCGCAAAGCCCTTACGACGTCGATTCAGCTCGTGGTTTAAATAACGACCTGACAGAGACTTCGTACTCTGCGATTCCGGTTTCTGATTCGATGGTCAAAGACGTGAAATACGATGCCGAAAACATCGAATTCACTCAGCGTGCAAAAGTGCAAAGTATGACGATCGTTCCGGGTGATGATAAGTCAAAATTAAACACAGAAACACGTGAAGAATCGATCACAATGAACGTGCAAATCCGTCCTCAGGATTTGGACCCTAAGTTCAAAGCTAAAGAGTACGATTCTTCTCGCCGTGTTGGTTTCTTCGTTAATAAACGTTCGAAACAAAAATATAGCAAAGACGTGACGAACATCATTTCTCGTTGGGATTTAAGCCCTGAAAAAGGCCCGGTTCGTATTCGTATTTCTAAATCAGTTCCTGCAGACTATGTTCAAGCGGTGACTGAAGGTGCGTTGTACTGGAACTTGGTTTTCGGTCGTGACGTTGTCAAAGTTGAAACGGGCGTTGATCCTAAAGAGGCGACTCCGCAAAATCGCAGCATCATGATTCGCTGGATTGAATGGTTGGATGCAGGGGCCGCATATGCGATCAGTCAGTCTGATCCGTTGACGGGTGAGATCTTGCGTGCTCAAGTGTTCATGCCTTCTGTATTCACGAAAGTTGGCTCTGCTGATTTAACGGATCTGAATGGTAAGGCTCCCGTGGTTGTAAACGGTGCGGTTGCTTGTGATTTCTCGCAAACAGTAAAAGATCTTGTGAAGTTGTCGCGTGAAGCGTCTGATTCACAGCGTTTGCGTTTGGCTCAAGACAGCGTACGCGCCAC containing:
- a CDS encoding 3-hydroxyacyl-CoA dehydrogenase NAD-binding domain-containing protein, whose amino-acid sequence is MSIQESIRIVPQGDVAVVEFDLVGEKVNKFSTPVMMRLKEVLEDLKKSSYKAVIFKSNKPKIFIAGADIEEIKGMTTKEQFEAAVKGGQEVMNMVEDLPMPTIASVNGACMGGGCEFIMSCDYRIASDDSSTKIGLPEIQLGILPGFGGTQRMPRIIGLQAALDIILAGKAVNSKKALKSGLVDKVVHPNMLDDQAMKWAKEIIASGAKKRRKKFEAKGLVNKILEGVGRSIVFKKAREGVMKATKGHYPAPLEALSVIEKTYGMSDREAGMRIEREGFCRLGVTDISKNLIHVFYLTEMVKKQSGVSGVAVKPKEVKAIGVLGAGTMGGGIAYVAADKGIQVRMKDLNADALGKGLKHASDLWMKLVKRKSIDKYQFQQKMDAVSVSTDYSGFKTLDVVIEAIVEDMGIKQKVIGECAGQMRPDAIIATNTSSLSVTEMSKGHPRPEFFAGMHFFNPVNKMPLIEVIRGEKTSDETIATIFELSKRMGKMPVVVKDGPGFLVNRLLLPYMAEAAFLMQEGMSIEVVDKAYVKEFGMPMGPFELMDEVGLDVCIKVLKIFKKAFGERIEMAPLMDKLAETGRLGKKNGKGFYQYSADGKRGDVDQSVYAALGLGTATNPYDSKECIERGVFAMINECSLALLEDRIVETPNEVDLAMIMGTGFPPFRGGLLKYADAIGTQYVADQLATYASTRKAARLKPATPLTNLAKGNSKFYK
- a CDS encoding FAD-binding oxidoreductase, with the protein product MSISYWLDQSAQKNALHYDYIIIGGGIAGLSTAYWLQKKDPNLKIAILEKHGVGYGASGRNAGFVTAGSTEHYIKLNAQFGTAKATEIWQFSETNRKLLLEHVIEDAADEVDFRHTGSCTVAPSEEHWEKYKTTAKLMQSQGIDVHEVTPEEMHKDYGVTGFVGGIQYTGDGYIHPIKLLQRLRRKLHAEIFENHEVFAIEEKSGRSFIRTNHETFSADKVIVTVNAYLPLVLEEFASYVKPGRGQILLTQPLPAFVKGPCYLTKHLCYFRQLPTGELLIGGFRNLAIQEEETYADNTTEVIQRALLDFVRSHFTLGKDAHVAYQWSGLMGYTPDMQMILGAVPKRKNTYVIAGCSGHGMGLSFNAARTLVENIHGVALPSNLDIARFKF
- a CDS encoding GNAT family N-acetyltransferase produces the protein MLIREFYPSDIAAVKKFTDESIGLNYYSEAELQECLEKSISADVTCSFLLVADSGEILGLRLAYPPGKWNKGKGSKLRPDLWNIPLDKTAYFQSLFLSNKVQGQGWGPKLSEKSIEAFHKLGALGIVTHAWKESPNNSSIRYLSKLGFQSVTTHPEYWIDVDYECVRDGKPCRCTAEEMIYYISGAQ
- a CDS encoding peptide MFS transporter — its product is MAAANTTEKTFLGHPRPLFTLFLTEMWERFSYYGMRALLVLYMTKYLFVAVQNGTEVWGYSAFKNFLEMFYGPMTIQAMSSQIYGLYTGFVYFTPFFGGIIADRYWGQRRSVYVGGILMAIGHFLMAVESLFFPALVFLMIGNGFFKPNISTQVGGLYPQGDERRDRAYTLFYMGINLGAFFSPLVCGTLGQKVGWHWGFGAAGVGMLIGLVTYHFGGKNLPQNTHKESMQEIEARAKTPLTRSEWTRTWALIFLCGLTIFYWGVYEQQGNTMQLWADQSTDWNFFGFEIPSTWYQSFNPMIIFFFAPIMDRVWAWQAKRKNEPSTTMKMALGCFLAAVALIVMYVAAKTVGGGKGNVMWLLGSTFMLTIGELYLSPIGLSLVTKVSPAKIVSMMMGVWFLASFFGNYVAGVIGMYYDKIPKNEFFLFLAVLAFIPGVLFVLTHKKLTESLGKDI